In Solanum pennellii chromosome 7, SPENNV200, the following are encoded in one genomic region:
- the LOC107025010 gene encoding uncharacterized protein LOC107025010, giving the protein MVANARDRMNKFVDGVSSLVKEECRTTMLHHDTNISRLMVYVQEIEASKPRKMDKDGKRDRSDESSQDKSKKRFYNQDSSMVNKDRASNRNSQGGSGGGLSFERTGCTTCGKQHLGKCLAGKDGYFGCGNKGHNMRDCPVLKAKAKNTNKDPQDGLDPNSQKKNYFYMQQANKGANPE; this is encoded by the coding sequence ATGGTAGCCAACGCTAGGGATAGAATGAATAAGTTTGTAGATGGGGTGTCTAGCTTGGTTAAGGAAGAGTGTCGTACAACAATGCTACATCATGATACGAAtatctctaggcttatggtgtatgTCCAAGAAATTGAGGCATCCAAGCCTAGGAAGATGGATAAAGATGGGAAGAGGGATAGGTCAGATGAATCAAGTCAAGATAAGTCTAAAAAGAGGTTTTATAATCAAGATTCCTCCATGGTGAACAAGGATAGGGCTTCCAACCGAAATTCTCAAGGAGGGAGTGGAGGTGGCCTTTCTTTTGAGAGGACTGGATGTACTACATGTGGGAAGCAACACTTGGGTAAGTGTCTTGCTGGTAAAGATGGATATTTTGGGTGTGGAAACAAGGGTCATAATATGAGAGATTGCCCGGTCCTCAAGGCAAAAGCGAAGAATACCAACAAAGATCCTCAAGATGGCCTAGACCCTAATTCTCAAAAGAAGAACTATTTCTATATGCAACAAGCTAACAAAGGAGCTAATCCAGAATAA